The Natronosporangium hydrolyticum nucleotide sequence GTTCTGCGACCGGTACGGCAAGCTGCCCCGTCGGGTGCCGCTGGTCGCCGTGCCCACCAGCTATCACCAGGTCACCGAGGCGGAGCTGGCCGACCGGGGCGTCAACCTGGTGATCTACGCCAACCATCTGCTGCGGGCGGCGTACCCGCAGATGGTGAAGGTGGCGCAGACGATCCTGGCGAACGGTCGGGCACTGGAGGCCGACCCGTACCTGGCGCCGATCGACGAAGCGCTCGCGATCATCCCGGAGAACCAGCAATGATCGACCCGGCCCGGTTCCTGGCCGACCTCTCCGCGCACGGCGTCTCGTTCTACACCGGGGTGCCCGACAGCCTGCTGAAACACCTCAACACCGAGATCATGCAGACGTTGCCGCCGGAGCAGCACGTGATCGCCGCGAACGAGGGCGCGGCGGTGGGGATCGCGCTCGGCCACTACCTGCGTACCGGCGCGCCGGCCGCGGTCTACCTGCAAAACTCAGGGTTCGGGAACCTGGTCAACCCGTTGCTGTCGCTGGCCGACCCGGCGGTGTACGGCGTGCCGATGGTGCTGGTCATCGGCTGGCGGGGGCAGCCGGGGGTGCCGGACGAGCCGCAGCATGTGACGCAGGGGCGGGTGATGACGGCGCTGCTGGACGCGATGGAGCTGCCCTGGTCGGTGCTGCCGACCGAGCCCGGGGCCGCCACCGAGGCGGTCGCCGACGCGGTGCGGTCAGCCGTGGCCCGCAGCGGCCCCAGTGTGCTGCTGGTCGAGAAGAACACCTTCACCGCTCCCGCCGCCCTTCCGGCCGATCATGAGCGGGTTGACGGACCCACCGGGCGTGTCGACGAACCCGCTCATGATCGTCGGGTCTCCCGGGAGGAGGCGCTGACCGGGCTGGTCGCCGCGGTCGGCGCCGGACCGGTGATCGTCGCCACCACCGGCATGCTCTCCCGGGAACTCTTCGAACTACGGGCGCGCACCGGAGCCGACGGCGACACCGACTTCCTCACCGTCGGCGGCATGGGGCACGCCTGCTCGATCGCGCTCGGGGTGGCGATGCGGGAACCCACCCG carries:
- the aepY gene encoding phosphonopyruvate decarboxylase, with protein sequence MIDPARFLADLSAHGVSFYTGVPDSLLKHLNTEIMQTLPPEQHVIAANEGAAVGIALGHYLRTGAPAAVYLQNSGFGNLVNPLLSLADPAVYGVPMVLVIGWRGQPGVPDEPQHVTQGRVMTALLDAMELPWSVLPTEPGAATEAVADAVRSAVARSGPSVLLVEKNTFTAPAALPADHERVDGPTGRVDEPAHDRRVSREEALTGLVAAVGAGPVIVATTGMLSRELFELRARTGADGDTDFLTVGGMGHACSIALGVAMREPTREVWCFDGDGALLMHLGSLAVIAQQAPPRLFHVVFNNGVHDSVGGQPTAIDVVDVAAAARGLGYRHAEPVTEPGDVPAAVARMRATGGPSLLELRVRPGSRPDLGRPTRTPAQSRDAFMAALAGQR